The Thermoclostridium stercorarium subsp. stercorarium DSM 8532 genome contains a region encoding:
- a CDS encoding glycoside hydrolase family 2 TIM barrel-domain containing protein: MNREILHHTIDLCLDWKFREGEEQDAWYKGFDDSSWRTVNIPHDWAVEHEFSTAHSSGTGYLPAGTGFYRKTFYLPEECRGMRVYVVFDGVYNNSMVWCNSYYLGKRPNGYTQFIYDITDFVCFGDTPNVLTVKVDHRYAADSRWYTGSGIYRKVTLVLKNHILIPVNGVFVSTKNADYDAAVIEIQTTVKNATGERADISVRHTLYAGNYPVASSEKQVPVDAEGEICDQQEIKVYSPKLWSTENPFLYTLVTEIKKDGKVVDRVETRTGIRTFYFSPDNGFFLNGKNMKLKGVCVHHDAGCLGAAVRKKVWERRLKALKEMGCNAIRMSHNPHMPELYDLCDELGFLVIDEAFDEWEGVKNKWVKGHNVYPPAHYGYYEDFPVWHEADLTQMILRDRNHPSVILWSIGNEIDYPNDPYCHPMFKMVTGNNDQNKPVSERLYDPNKPNAEHLVKIAKKLVSIVKKFDKTRPVTAALAFPELSNLTGLADCLDVVGYNYKEHLYREDHRKYPEKIILGTENTKGLEEWKAVVENEFISGQFLWTGIDFLGETQGWPCHGSEAGLLDVAGFEKPLYYFRQSLWSDKPVIRLFTVSSAGKVENIHRDYKKLKPLWNYSDGEMVQVVCFTNCAEAELFLNGKSYGRKKLADYADGYITWLVPFEKGELKAAGFNDAGEEVRQYVLKTTGEPSFIRLECTDEFLNADGRDITHVIAEITDEEGNRVCTAEKEIYVTVEGEGRLLGLENGDLRDTTPYSERYRKTHNGKLLIYIEAGRTEGSVKVKAAAEGLQAAEIIIPVKNGF; this comes from the coding sequence ATGAATAGAGAAATTTTGCATCACACAATTGATTTGTGCCTCGACTGGAAATTCAGGGAAGGCGAAGAACAGGATGCCTGGTATAAAGGTTTTGACGACAGTTCATGGCGTACCGTGAACATACCCCATGACTGGGCTGTGGAACATGAATTTTCAACAGCGCATTCCAGTGGGACGGGGTATTTGCCCGCTGGTACGGGTTTTTACAGAAAAACTTTTTACCTTCCTGAAGAATGCAGGGGTATGCGGGTGTATGTGGTTTTTGACGGAGTGTATAACAACAGCATGGTTTGGTGCAACAGCTACTATCTTGGAAAAAGACCCAACGGTTACACGCAGTTTATATATGACATAACCGATTTTGTCTGTTTTGGCGATACACCCAATGTATTAACCGTGAAGGTTGATCACAGGTATGCAGCCGATTCAAGATGGTATACCGGTTCGGGCATTTACAGGAAGGTGACACTGGTTCTCAAAAACCACATACTAATCCCCGTAAACGGTGTGTTTGTATCAACAAAAAATGCAGATTACGACGCAGCGGTGATTGAAATACAAACAACCGTGAAAAACGCCACCGGCGAGCGGGCGGATATATCGGTACGGCATACGCTGTATGCGGGAAACTACCCCGTTGCGTCGTCTGAAAAACAGGTTCCCGTTGATGCGGAAGGAGAAATCTGTGATCAGCAGGAAATAAAGGTGTACTCACCGAAACTGTGGTCCACCGAAAATCCTTTCCTTTATACTTTGGTTACCGAAATAAAAAAGGACGGAAAGGTTGTTGACCGGGTTGAAACAAGAACGGGAATCAGGACCTTTTACTTCAGCCCTGACAATGGTTTTTTCCTGAACGGGAAAAACATGAAGCTGAAAGGTGTATGTGTGCATCATGATGCAGGGTGCCTCGGTGCCGCGGTAAGGAAAAAGGTGTGGGAAAGAAGGCTCAAAGCGCTTAAAGAAATGGGATGTAATGCAATCCGTATGAGCCATAATCCGCATATGCCCGAACTGTACGATTTGTGCGACGAGTTGGGATTTCTGGTGATAGATGAAGCGTTTGACGAATGGGAAGGGGTTAAGAATAAGTGGGTAAAAGGACATAATGTATATCCGCCCGCTCATTACGGATATTACGAGGATTTCCCCGTCTGGCACGAGGCAGATTTAACTCAGATGATTTTGCGGGACAGAAACCATCCGTCGGTAATATTGTGGAGTATAGGAAACGAAATTGATTATCCGAACGACCCTTATTGCCATCCAATGTTTAAGATGGTGACGGGAAACAACGATCAAAACAAGCCGGTTAGCGAAAGGCTTTATGATCCCAACAAGCCGAATGCGGAGCATCTTGTTAAAATAGCGAAAAAACTTGTATCAATTGTGAAGAAATTTGATAAAACGAGGCCTGTAACCGCAGCCCTGGCATTTCCAGAGCTGTCAAACCTTACAGGGCTTGCCGACTGCCTGGATGTTGTGGGTTATAACTATAAAGAACATCTGTATCGGGAAGATCACAGAAAATACCCTGAAAAGATAATACTGGGTACCGAGAATACAAAGGGGCTGGAAGAATGGAAGGCAGTCGTTGAAAATGAATTCATATCCGGTCAGTTTCTCTGGACGGGCATTGATTTTCTGGGTGAAACACAGGGATGGCCGTGTCATGGTTCAGAAGCCGGACTTTTGGATGTTGCGGGCTTTGAAAAACCCCTTTATTATTTCCGCCAGAGCTTGTGGTCCGATAAACCGGTTATAAGGCTTTTTACCGTGTCAAGTGCCGGGAAGGTGGAAAATATCCACAGAGATTACAAAAAATTAAAACCGCTGTGGAACTATTCCGACGGCGAAATGGTTCAGGTTGTGTGCTTTACCAACTGTGCCGAAGCTGAACTGTTTCTTAACGGAAAATCATACGGCAGGAAAAAGTTAGCAGATTACGCTGACGGATATATAACATGGCTTGTTCCTTTTGAAAAAGGTGAGTTAAAAGCGGCAGGGTTTAATGACGCCGGGGAAGAAGTTCGGCAGTATGTTCTGAAAACTACGGGTGAGCCTTCGTTTATAAGGCTGGAGTGCACCGATGAATTTTTAAATGCCGACGGAAGGGATATCACCCATGTTATTGCCGAAATCACGGACGAAGAAGGCAATCGGGTATGCACGGCCGAAAAGGAAATTTATGTAACAGTTGAAGGAGAAGGCAGGCTTTTGGGGCTTGAGAACGGAGATCTCCGGGATACAACGCCGTATTCGGAACGGTACAGAAAAACCCATAACGGCAAACTTCTGATTTATATCGAAGCAGGAAGGACCGAAGGAAGCGTAAAGGTAAAAGCAGCTGCGGAGGGGCTGCAGGCCGCAGAGATTATAATACCTGTAAAAAACGGTTTTTAA
- a CDS encoding TrkH family potassium uptake protein, producing MNIRMILRIVGIVLLIEGTGMVPSFIVSLIYAQGDAIAFLISILITAASGFLLYRIPVRNGKFYARDGFAAVALGWTAISLFGSMPFVISGAIPSFIDAFFETVSGFTTTGSSILKDIESLPKGILFWRSFTNFMGGMGVLVFTLAVIPSIAPGSIHIMNAESTGPSKEKLVPKLKETVRILYTIYVVMATCQIILLLIAGIPLYDSLVHAFASAGTGGFSNRNLSVGAYGNVYAEVIITVFTILFGVNFGLYYRLINGDIRGFFKDEEFRFYIGTILVSITLITIDLYTHRFFTLGQSLRHSSFQVGTIITTTGFSTTDFNLWPTFSKIILVMLMLFGACAGSTGGGIKCIRILLLLKTARREIARIIHPRAVHTVKVSNRVIDENTVNKTLSYFFIYMSLFFISVLLISLDGKDLVTSATAVLATLSNIGPGFEAVGPTGNFSDFSAFSKLVFSFDMLAGRLEFYPIFVLISPEAWKRGNI from the coding sequence TTGAATATCAGAATGATTTTAAGAATTGTCGGCATTGTACTGCTGATTGAAGGAACCGGCATGGTGCCGTCTTTTATCGTCAGCCTTATATACGCACAGGGTGATGCCATTGCGTTTCTTATTTCAATACTGATAACCGCCGCCTCGGGCTTTTTACTGTACAGAATACCCGTGCGGAACGGTAAATTTTACGCCAGAGACGGTTTTGCCGCAGTCGCCCTCGGCTGGACAGCGATATCCCTTTTCGGGTCAATGCCGTTTGTTATAAGCGGAGCCATTCCTTCTTTTATTGATGCATTTTTTGAAACGGTTTCGGGTTTCACAACCACCGGTTCGTCGATATTAAAAGACATTGAAAGCCTGCCGAAGGGAATACTTTTCTGGCGCAGTTTTACCAATTTTATGGGCGGAATGGGAGTACTCGTATTTACATTAGCGGTTATACCATCAATAGCCCCGGGTTCCATTCATATAATGAACGCCGAATCCACAGGACCAAGTAAGGAAAAACTTGTACCGAAACTTAAGGAAACCGTCAGGATTTTATATACGATTTACGTGGTAATGGCTACCTGTCAGATAATTCTGCTGCTGATTGCCGGAATTCCGCTGTATGACTCGCTGGTACACGCATTCGCGTCAGCCGGCACCGGAGGATTTTCAAACAGGAATTTGAGCGTCGGAGCCTATGGAAATGTATACGCCGAAGTAATTATAACCGTTTTTACAATACTGTTCGGAGTTAATTTCGGTTTGTATTACCGCCTGATAAACGGCGATATACGTGGATTCTTCAAAGATGAGGAGTTTCGTTTCTATATTGGAACAATCCTTGTCTCGATAACACTGATCACCATTGACCTCTATACCCACCGATTTTTCACCCTCGGTCAGAGTTTAAGACATTCCTCCTTCCAGGTGGGAACCATTATCACGACAACGGGATTTTCAACAACCGATTTTAATCTCTGGCCGACATTCAGTAAAATCATTCTGGTTATGCTCATGTTATTCGGTGCCTGTGCAGGTTCGACGGGTGGCGGTATCAAATGCATACGAATACTTTTACTGCTAAAAACTGCAAGACGTGAAATTGCGAGAATTATCCACCCTCGGGCGGTTCATACCGTTAAGGTGAGTAACAGAGTAATTGATGAAAATACCGTGAATAAAACATTGTCCTATTTCTTCATTTACATGTCGTTGTTTTTCATTTCAGTACTGCTGATATCCTTAGACGGCAAAGATTTGGTCACATCGGCAACAGCGGTTTTGGCAACACTTTCCAATATAGGCCCCGGCTTTGAAGCTGTCGGACCGACGGGCAACTTTTCTGACTTTTCGGCATTCAGCAAACTTGTTTTCAGTTTCGACATGCTGGCGGGAAGGCTGGAATTCTATCCGATCTTTGTCTTAATTTCACCCGAAGCGTGGAAAAGAGGAAATATTTAA
- the trkA gene encoding Trk system potassium transporter TrkA: MKIIIIGDGKVGYSLAEQLSKEDNDVIVIDKDPDALRRANENLDVLCIRGNGVSTKVLFEAGIDEADVLIAATASDEMNMVCCLTGKKLGAAHTVARIRDPEYADELSLIKNELGLDMVINPERAAAREISRILRFPEAVNIETFAKGQVEMVEIKITDNMPISGMKIRDISDFVSSSILIGAVLREDEAIIPKGDFQIKTGDIAYIVGKPASITKFCRKIGLYAQKIKNVMIVGGGRIAYYLAKFLEESGMRIKIIESSHERCLTLSELLPEALIIHGDGSDESLLYSENLQEMGAFVSLTGHDEDNLMLALLAKQAGVPKVIAKISRNNYVNLIKSLGIDSIVNPGQITTNLILMFVRGLKNALGNPIKSLYRIVNNQAEALEFTINEPAKFLGIPLKHLKISKDILVAVIVRKNEIIIPHGNDSIKRGDSVILIAKNRQIFDLNEIISTEGSVD; this comes from the coding sequence ATGAAAATCATAATAATCGGCGACGGTAAAGTGGGATACAGCCTCGCCGAACAGTTGTCAAAAGAAGACAATGACGTCATTGTAATTGACAAGGACCCCGATGCTCTAAGAAGGGCAAATGAGAATCTGGACGTTTTATGCATAAGGGGCAATGGGGTAAGCACCAAAGTGCTGTTTGAGGCGGGGATTGACGAAGCCGACGTTTTAATAGCCGCCACAGCCAGCGATGAGATGAACATGGTCTGCTGCCTTACGGGTAAAAAACTCGGCGCCGCCCATACGGTGGCACGTATCAGGGATCCCGAATATGCGGACGAATTGTCCCTTATTAAAAACGAGCTGGGCCTTGACATGGTTATAAACCCTGAACGCGCCGCCGCCCGTGAAATATCCAGAATTCTTCGTTTCCCGGAGGCCGTAAACATAGAAACTTTCGCCAAAGGGCAGGTTGAAATGGTTGAAATAAAAATTACCGATAATATGCCCATTTCAGGAATGAAAATCAGGGACATATCCGACTTTGTTTCATCTTCCATTCTGATAGGCGCTGTTCTGAGGGAAGACGAAGCAATTATCCCCAAAGGGGATTTTCAGATTAAAACCGGCGATATTGCTTACATTGTCGGGAAACCTGCAAGTATAACCAAATTCTGCAGGAAAATAGGCCTTTACGCCCAAAAGATTAAAAATGTAATGATTGTCGGCGGCGGAAGGATTGCCTATTACCTGGCAAAGTTTCTTGAAGAATCGGGTATGAGGATAAAAATCATCGAGTCCAGTCATGAAAGATGCCTTACTCTTTCGGAGCTTCTGCCTGAAGCACTGATTATTCATGGCGACGGTTCGGATGAATCACTGCTGTATTCCGAAAACCTTCAGGAAATGGGAGCCTTTGTATCCCTGACCGGCCATGACGAGGATAATCTGATGCTGGCACTCCTTGCAAAACAGGCAGGTGTACCGAAAGTTATAGCAAAAATAAGCAGAAACAACTATGTCAACCTGATAAAAAGCCTTGGAATAGACAGTATTGTAAACCCCGGCCAGATAACCACAAACCTCATTCTGATGTTTGTCCGCGGCTTAAAAAATGCCCTTGGCAATCCCATAAAATCACTGTACAGGATAGTAAACAATCAGGCAGAGGCACTGGAGTTTACAATAAACGAACCGGCCAAATTTTTAGGCATACCGCTGAAACATCTTAAAATTTCGAAAGACATTCTTGTCGCCGTCATCGTAAGGAAAAATGAGATAATAATACCACATGGGAACGATTCCATAAAACGGGGCGACAGCGTAATACTTATCGCGAAAAACAGACAGATCTTTGACCTTAACGAAATTATTTCAACGGAGGGATCTGTTGATTGA
- the menA gene encoding 1,4-dihydroxy-2-naphthoate polyprenyltransferase: MSALNFLKWTDIIIKKISSRARSGMKVKSFLKYVEIQTKTASMIPFALGTAYAFYRFGTFSLKNFVLMLVSLLSFDMTTTAINNYFDYKKARKKTGYGFEKHNAIVRDNIKEAEAVAVIVVLGLIAVIAGFVLYLNSNAIVLILGMMSFAVGVLYTAGPVPISRMPLGEVFSGFFMGFIIPFLAVYIHVADERIAALSMQRGILELKANIPEIVRIFLISVPAVTGIANIMLANNICDIEDDLENRRYTLPVHIGREKALILFKILYYAAFAEILISAVAGLIPATSLLVFATFIPVRKNIHRFIELQTKKDTFSLSVKNFAVMNMVLILSTAVAIIIQCFR, translated from the coding sequence GTGTCTGCCTTGAATTTCCTTAAATGGACGGATATAATAATTAAAAAAATCTCAAGCAGGGCAAGATCGGGTATGAAGGTGAAAAGTTTTCTGAAATACGTGGAAATCCAAACGAAAACTGCGAGTATGATTCCTTTTGCATTGGGTACGGCATATGCTTTTTACAGATTCGGCACTTTCAGTCTGAAAAATTTCGTTCTGATGCTTGTTTCACTTCTCTCCTTCGACATGACGACAACGGCAATTAATAATTACTTTGATTATAAAAAGGCGAGGAAAAAGACGGGATATGGTTTTGAAAAGCACAATGCCATTGTCAGGGATAATATAAAGGAAGCCGAGGCGGTTGCAGTTATAGTGGTTCTTGGGCTTATAGCCGTTATTGCGGGATTTGTGCTTTATCTTAATTCAAATGCAATTGTTTTGATTTTGGGAATGATGTCCTTTGCGGTGGGAGTTCTGTATACCGCAGGTCCGGTGCCCATTTCAAGAATGCCGCTGGGCGAAGTGTTCTCAGGTTTTTTCATGGGTTTTATAATACCTTTTCTTGCGGTTTATATCCACGTGGCGGATGAGCGGATAGCTGCCCTTTCAATGCAACGGGGAATCCTGGAACTGAAGGCCAATATACCCGAAATAGTGAGGATTTTTCTCATTTCGGTGCCTGCGGTTACGGGAATAGCCAACATCATGCTGGCCAATAATATATGTGATATAGAGGACGATTTGGAAAACCGGAGATACACTCTTCCGGTTCACATTGGCAGGGAAAAGGCGTTAATTTTGTTTAAAATACTGTATTATGCCGCATTCGCCGAGATTTTGATTTCGGCCGTTGCAGGCCTTATTCCCGCTACTTCGCTGTTGGTTTTTGCAACTTTCATTCCGGTCCGGAAGAACATTCACAGGTTCATTGAACTGCAGACAAAAAAGGACACATTTTCCTTGTCGGTTAAAAATTTCGCAGTCATGAACATGGTTTTGATCTTAAGTACTGCAGTTGCAATTATTATTCAATGTTTTCGGTAA
- a CDS encoding sensor histidine kinase yields MDKIAELQRTMNLILLIVLFVAALIATLFSSYLSKKISTPLSKLCAHIRNISERKFNRIQIPADDEILELVDNINIMVEKLESYDLAQKTFLQNVSHELRTPIMSIRSYAEGIEYGVVETDEAVKVILDETQRLTRLVENLLYLSRLDSIEEPYNFEVLDFHELLHYVAMRMKGIAQQSGKEICTKIEPESVRLSGDEEKLSRAITNILDNGIRYARHKIEINSRITGENNIELIISDDGPGFDTEDLKNVFTRFYKGKRGHFGLGLSIAKSIIEKHSGTITAGNTGEGAFIKITLPVAE; encoded by the coding sequence ATGGACAAAATTGCGGAACTCCAGCGGACAATGAATCTCATCCTGCTGATTGTTTTGTTTGTAGCCGCGTTAATTGCCACGCTGTTTTCGTCATACCTTTCCAAAAAAATTTCAACGCCTTTGTCCAAGCTCTGCGCCCATATCCGAAACATATCCGAAAGAAAGTTTAACCGTATACAAATTCCGGCTGACGACGAAATTCTGGAACTTGTCGACAATATTAACATAATGGTTGAAAAACTTGAATCTTACGATTTGGCCCAGAAAACTTTCCTGCAGAACGTCTCCCACGAACTGCGGACCCCGATAATGTCAATACGCAGTTACGCCGAAGGCATTGAGTACGGTGTCGTTGAAACCGATGAGGCAGTGAAAGTCATCCTTGACGAGACTCAGCGACTGACCAGGCTTGTCGAAAACCTGCTATATCTTTCAAGGCTGGATTCCATCGAGGAACCATACAATTTTGAAGTACTTGACTTTCATGAACTGTTACATTATGTTGCCATGCGGATGAAAGGAATTGCCCAGCAATCAGGAAAGGAAATCTGCACAAAAATAGAACCGGAATCGGTCAGGCTTTCGGGAGACGAGGAAAAACTCTCCCGTGCGATTACAAATATACTGGACAACGGTATACGGTATGCCAGGCATAAGATTGAAATAAATTCCCGAATCACCGGTGAGAATAACATCGAGCTTATAATCTCCGACGACGGACCGGGGTTTGACACCGAAGATCTAAAAAACGTATTTACAAGGTTTTACAAAGGAAAAAGGGGACATTTCGGCCTTGGGCTCTCAATAGCAAAAAGCATTATTGAAAAGCACAGCGGTACAATAACAGCAGGAAACACAGGTGAAGGCGCATTTATAAAAATAACACTGCCCGTGGCTGAATGA
- a CDS encoding S-layer homology domain-containing protein — translation MPKGEVNGYIRAAVEMGYITAMPDGLFHPNDSVTYAQIATTLVKLLGYSDEDLTGYWPYNCLSLLENLNVLDGITYKPQDGVTVKELAVIVDRLFKTRMKNGSEYFIDTTPNFKEVIVLKTATVDSSMDQKRIETDNGVFYLDDGIFMPELGYRYTVRTEDNIITAMAGQTLSYEKYSVKEVSADAVVLNNQKKVRLNGNISYYYNGKTIEASEVLGVLKTNSSVIIASRNGSEIYGVVFDPVYSAPKIITASMTGDALERLYFGKFIDRNGKKINPSQLEVNDVVYEITDIWGNNGYVVVYDNEVSGEITNISPNLMAPESIELGGVSYQLDSSFPVEKINKSGTIEVGQTVTLFLGKDNKVVDAVLSGTGENDNYVLVLNAYTEKSQEIENYGEKLYFVTLLHTDGSIKTYLAKKDMSALKGDLATYSIIETGEDYDTVSLTAVEYLPRKTHEIFKDERKIDNLYVADNVVIFNMINNVYGRNSDAEILKWSDLPSGKIEASKLKYIHTTGDFMDIDVLYFDNILDEGIYYGLVTDYRTEYKKSGEIKTVTQTITMLVKGEEYTYETGEPISGIIKGAVLKLRMSGNSVR, via the coding sequence GTGCCGAAAGGGGAAGTAAACGGTTATATTCGCGCGGCTGTCGAAATGGGATATATAACTGCAATGCCTGACGGACTGTTTCATCCCAATGATTCGGTAACGTATGCTCAAATCGCCACGACTCTGGTAAAACTGCTGGGATATTCCGACGAAGATCTGACAGGATACTGGCCGTATAACTGCCTCAGTTTATTGGAAAATCTGAATGTGTTGGACGGAATAACATATAAACCGCAGGACGGTGTAACCGTGAAGGAACTGGCGGTAATAGTCGACAGACTGTTTAAAACCAGGATGAAAAACGGCTCGGAGTATTTTATCGATACAACGCCGAATTTTAAAGAAGTGATTGTTTTGAAAACCGCGACAGTCGATTCTTCGATGGATCAAAAAAGGATTGAAACCGATAACGGAGTTTTCTACCTTGATGACGGAATATTCATGCCTGAATTGGGATATCGCTATACAGTACGTACAGAAGATAATATAATTACCGCCATGGCCGGGCAAACTTTGAGTTATGAAAAATATTCCGTAAAAGAGGTGTCAGCGGATGCAGTTGTTCTGAATAACCAGAAAAAAGTCAGGCTGAACGGAAACATATCTTACTATTATAACGGCAAGACGATTGAAGCAAGTGAGGTTTTGGGTGTTCTGAAAACAAATTCATCGGTTATAATCGCATCAAGAAACGGGAGTGAAATTTACGGGGTGGTTTTTGATCCCGTCTACTCGGCACCGAAAATAATAACTGCTTCAATGACAGGTGATGCCCTTGAAAGGCTTTATTTCGGAAAGTTTATTGACAGAAACGGTAAGAAAATAAATCCCTCCCAACTGGAAGTAAATGACGTGGTGTATGAAATTACTGATATTTGGGGTAACAACGGTTATGTGGTTGTGTATGACAATGAGGTGTCGGGGGAGATAACGAACATATCACCGAATTTGATGGCCCCTGAGTCAATTGAACTGGGCGGGGTATCTTATCAGCTGGATTCGTCATTCCCTGTTGAGAAAATAAATAAATCGGGTACGATCGAGGTGGGCCAGACCGTAACTCTCTTTCTTGGAAAGGATAATAAGGTTGTGGATGCCGTTCTGAGCGGAACAGGCGAAAATGACAATTATGTACTCGTTTTGAACGCCTACACCGAAAAATCCCAGGAAATTGAGAATTACGGGGAAAAATTATACTTTGTCACACTTCTTCATACAGACGGCAGTATAAAAACTTATCTCGCCAAAAAGGATATGTCGGCCCTGAAAGGTGATCTCGCCACTTACAGCATTATAGAAACAGGGGAAGACTATGACACTGTTTCATTGACAGCGGTTGAATATCTCCCCAGGAAAACTCATGAAATATTCAAGGATGAACGAAAGATTGACAATCTGTATGTGGCGGACAACGTGGTGATATTCAATATGATTAATAATGTTTACGGAAGAAACAGTGACGCGGAAATTCTCAAATGGTCGGATTTGCCTTCAGGCAAAATTGAGGCTTCGAAACTTAAATACATTCACACAACCGGTGATTTTATGGATATAGATGTTTTGTATTTTGATAATATTCTGGACGAGGGAATTTATTACGGCCTTGTTACCGATTACAGGACCGAGTATAAAAAAAGCGGTGAAATCAAGACGGTAACCCAGACAATTACAATGCTGGTGAAGGGCGAGGAATACACTTATGAAACCGGAGAACCCATATCGGGCATTATAAAAGGCGCTGTTTTAAAACTCAGAATGTCGGGCAATTCTGTCCGTTGA